In Streptomyces sp. NBC_01551, one DNA window encodes the following:
- a CDS encoding trans-aconitate 2-methyltransferase: MADTVTDWQAWQDSWDRQQEWYMPDREERFRVMLDMVEALVGPAPRVLDLACGTGSITDRVFRRFPEATSTGVDLDPALLTIARGHFAGDDRVTFVTADLKDPAWTSALPYDSYDAVLTATALHWLHSPELAVLYGQLAPLVRAGGVFLNADHMPDPTTPLINAAERAHRHAGMDRAREAGALDWADWWALAAADPVLAEPVKRRFEIYGEHADGDTPDEAWHARTLRGAGFSEARTVWRSPSDALVLGVR, translated from the coding sequence ATGGCGGATACCGTGACTGACTGGCAGGCCTGGCAGGACAGCTGGGACCGTCAGCAGGAGTGGTACATGCCCGACCGCGAGGAGCGGTTCCGGGTGATGCTGGACATGGTCGAGGCGCTGGTGGGACCCGCCCCCCGGGTGCTGGATCTCGCGTGCGGTACGGGAAGTATCACGGACCGCGTCTTCAGGAGGTTCCCGGAGGCCACCAGCACGGGCGTCGATCTCGACCCGGCGCTGCTCACCATCGCCCGGGGCCACTTCGCGGGCGACGACCGGGTCACCTTCGTCACCGCCGACCTCAAGGACCCGGCCTGGACCTCGGCGCTCCCGTACGACTCGTACGACGCGGTGCTGACGGCCACCGCCCTGCACTGGCTGCACAGCCCGGAGCTGGCGGTGCTCTACGGGCAGCTGGCCCCGCTGGTCCGCGCGGGCGGCGTCTTCCTGAACGCCGACCACATGCCCGACCCGACGACCCCGCTGATCAACGCCGCCGAGCGGGCCCACCGGCACGCCGGCATGGACCGGGCCCGTGAGGCGGGCGCGCTGGACTGGGCCGACTGGTGGGCGCTGGCGGCCGCCGACCCGGTGCTGGCCGAGCCGGTCAAGCGCCGGTTCGAGATCTACGGGGAGCACGCCGACGGCGACACCCCGGACGAGGCCTGGCACGCCCGGACCCTGCGCGGGGCGGGCTTCTCGGAGGCCCGGACGGTCTGGCGCTCGCCGTCCGACGCCCTGGTGCTCGGCGTCAGGTAG